In a genomic window of Nitrospinota bacterium:
- a CDS encoding dCTP deaminase — MAQQRFLTGEEVLALLTGLIHPPKQVGPASVTLTVRAVEKVVGPGSLDFGGSEWQPVETEPVEAVKTDTQEPYGWWDLGRGRYRLAYNEAGAVADGHIGLLAPWAEAVSSGLIHPTVFLPPGAQISSIVVAVGAFGIKIKENARVSELALYRLG; from the coding sequence ATGGCGCAACAACGGTTCCTTACAGGCGAGGAGGTCCTCGCATTGCTCACCGGCCTCATCCACCCGCCCAAGCAGGTCGGGCCTGCGAGTGTTACCCTGACCGTCCGCGCAGTGGAAAAGGTGGTCGGTCCCGGCTCACTCGACTTCGGCGGCAGTGAGTGGCAGCCCGTGGAGACCGAACCCGTCGAGGCGGTCAAGACCGATACCCAGGAGCCCTACGGCTGGTGGGACTTGGGTCGGGGACGTTACCGGTTGGCATACAATGAGGCTGGGGCGGTCGCCGATGGTCACATCGGCCTTCTCGCGCCCTGGGCCGAGGCGGTATCGAGCGGGCTCATCCATCCGACGGTTTTCCTGCCTCCTGGAGCCCAGATCTCATCCATCGTGGTCGCCGTTGGGGCCTTTGGGATCAAGATCAAAGAAAACGCCCGCGTGAGCGAGCTGGCCCTATATCGTCTTGGATGA